From the genome of Scytonema hofmannii PCC 7110, one region includes:
- the hpsL gene encoding hormogonium polysaccharide biosynthesis protein HpsL, which translates to MLALKLKGKKSKKGKKQGDKETPTLSLQERLLQKRKAAQARKEFSSVLSSSAAVGLFVGILLALIGGIKAAVPGVLAVVTLALSYKYPRQALLAFLIYMPFSGTITYYIGSSPILQLAKDSFYIPALIALWQICSKKRLPFIFPKAIKTPLFILLALCVLTILFVNGMQQFSPPTSGLGSGSGNKPILMGILGLKVFIGYVPLITCAYYLIRNKKDFLFFSRMQVVIILVCCALGFIQYMLLLTGVCQGTRHLEGAALFKASIEARCYFGGSLLYSPQQGVIRLPGTFVAPWQWAWFLISSTFFSFASGFSDPSIIWRLISLGSIVAVFINAVISGQRIALALVPICFVALLLLTGQLRNLKRFIPMGVGLAIIFGIAVVSNPALLEERTSSLSDRWESSPPQEFIVQQFEESFQAQKGILGNGLGRATNSARAMGETRLIETYYPKVLYEIGPLGTLAFLALVTTLTVTCYQSNRLIKNRNFRSYGSALWVFILFISYNTYYYPLDVDPVAVYYWFAAGVLLKLPVIDKQERQHENNENSEEQPKKKTKTAKNLLNPI; encoded by the coding sequence ATGCTGGCATTAAAGTTAAAAGGCAAGAAATCCAAAAAAGGAAAAAAGCAGGGGGACAAGGAAACTCCAACTCTCAGTCTTCAAGAACGTTTGTTACAGAAGAGAAAAGCCGCACAGGCACGAAAAGAATTTTCCAGTGTTTTGTCTTCCTCTGCTGCTGTTGGTCTCTTTGTTGGCATTCTCTTGGCTTTGATCGGAGGAATTAAGGCAGCAGTTCCAGGTGTTTTGGCAGTCGTTACGCTAGCGTTATCTTACAAATACCCCCGCCAAGCACTTTTGGCTTTCCTGATATATATGCCTTTTAGCGGCACTATCACTTACTATATCGGTAGCAGTCCCATACTCCAACTTGCTAAAGATTCCTTTTATATTCCAGCCCTGATTGCTCTTTGGCAGATTTGCAGCAAGAAACGTCTACCCTTCATCTTTCCCAAAGCTATTAAAACTCCGTTATTTATTTTGCTTGCCTTGTGCGTACTGACAATCTTATTTGTCAATGGTATGCAGCAATTTAGCCCACCTACAAGTGGTCTGGGAAGCGGTTCTGGGAACAAGCCAATTTTGATGGGTATTTTGGGTCTGAAAGTATTTATAGGTTATGTCCCACTGATAACTTGTGCTTACTATTTAATTCGCAATAAAAAAGATTTTTTGTTTTTCTCGCGAATGCAGGTTGTTATTATCCTCGTCTGTTGTGCATTAGGATTTATCCAGTATATGCTACTCCTAACAGGAGTATGCCAAGGTACAAGACATTTAGAAGGTGCTGCTCTATTTAAAGCCTCTATAGAAGCCCGTTGTTATTTTGGCGGTTCTCTACTCTACAGTCCCCAACAAGGAGTCATTCGGCTACCAGGAACCTTTGTTGCACCCTGGCAATGGGCATGGTTCTTGATTTCAAGTACCTTCTTTAGCTTTGCCTCTGGCTTCAGCGATCCTTCAATTATTTGGAGATTGATTAGCTTGGGTTCCATTGTAGCGGTATTTATTAACGCAGTTATTTCCGGTCAGAGAATAGCCTTAGCGTTAGTTCCCATCTGCTTTGTCGCTTTACTTTTGCTTACAGGTCAACTTCGCAACCTGAAACGATTTATCCCTATGGGAGTTGGGCTTGCTATCATTTTTGGAATTGCCGTAGTAAGTAATCCAGCCCTTTTAGAAGAGAGAACATCAAGTTTGAGTGATCGCTGGGAATCTTCACCACCCCAGGAGTTCATAGTACAACAATTTGAGGAATCGTTCCAAGCACAAAAAGGGATTTTGGGCAATGGATTGGGTCGTGCTACCAATTCTGCCCGTGCGATGGGTGAGACGAGACTTATTGAAACGTATTACCCTAAAGTTCTTTATGAAATTGGCCCATTGGGAACTTTGGCTTTCCTGGCATTGGTCACAACCCTGACAGTAACCTGTTATCAATCAAATCGGTTAATAAAAAACCGTAATTTCCGCAGTTACGGTTCGGCTTTGTGGGTGTTTATATTGTTTATTAGTTACAACACCTATTACTATCCTCTAGATGTCGATCCAGTAGCTGTCTATTACTGGTTTGCCGCCGGAGTTCTCTTAAAATTACCTGTTATAGACAAACAAGAAAGACAACATGAGAATAATGAAAATTCTGAAGAACAACCAAAGAAAAAAACAAAAACAGCAAAAAACCTCTTGAACCCAATATAA
- the hpsP gene encoding hormogonium polysaccharide biosynthesis glycosyltransferase HpsP, which produces MQILQIVPSISLVYGGPSQMVLGLAPALAKQGIKVTVITTDSNGDTGEETPLDVPLNRPIEQDGYQIIYFRCSPFRRYKFSLDLLRWLNKHVREYDLAHIHALFSPVSSLAATVCRQHKIPYILRPLGTLDPADLRKKKQLKQLYTAILERPNIAGSAAIHFTSVQEAKVSERFGVVTRDLTIPLGVIPAKSEGERGREEEGGKLLRQQFNIPTGVPLVLFMSRIDPKKGLNLLFPALEALLAEGLNFHFVLAGGNPQDADYVEKIKSQVQNSTLRSHTTITGFVTGQLKTALLHAADLFVLPSYYENFGIAVAEAMVAGTPVLISDQVHICQEVLDSESGWVSSLDVTEIAKLLRTALQNPSECQRRGLRARDYALQYYSWDAIARQTILAYNQIVS; this is translated from the coding sequence ATGCAAATCTTACAAATTGTTCCCTCAATTTCCCTAGTGTATGGTGGTCCCAGCCAAATGGTTTTGGGGCTAGCCCCTGCATTGGCAAAGCAAGGGATAAAAGTGACGGTTATTACAACTGATAGTAATGGCGATACTGGTGAAGAAACACCTTTGGATGTTCCTTTGAATCGCCCTATAGAGCAAGATGGTTATCAAATTATTTACTTTCGTTGTTCCCCGTTTCGTCGCTACAAATTCTCTCTAGACTTACTGAGATGGTTAAATAAACACGTTCGGGAGTATGACTTAGCTCACATTCACGCTTTATTTTCTCCTGTCAGCAGTTTGGCTGCAACAGTATGTCGCCAACACAAGATTCCGTATATTCTACGTCCTTTAGGAACTCTCGATCCAGCAGATTTACGGAAGAAAAAGCAACTCAAACAGCTTTATACAGCAATTTTAGAACGTCCAAATATAGCGGGTTCTGCGGCTATTCACTTTACTAGCGTTCAAGAAGCAAAAGTCTCGGAACGTTTTGGCGTCGTTACACGGGATTTGACGATCCCATTGGGTGTGATCCCCGCGAAGTCGGAGGGGGAAAGGGGGAGAGAGGAAGAGGGGGGGAAATTACTGCGTCAGCAGTTTAATATTCCTACTGGTGTCCCTTTGGTGCTGTTTATGTCCCGTATTGACCCAAAAAAGGGATTGAATTTGCTATTTCCCGCACTGGAAGCGCTTTTAGCTGAGGGTTTAAATTTTCACTTTGTTTTAGCCGGGGGGAATCCTCAAGACGCGGATTATGTGGAAAAAATAAAATCTCAAGTGCAGAACTCGACCTTGCGATCGCATACAACAATCACTGGTTTTGTCACGGGTCAGTTAAAAACAGCCCTTCTACACGCGGCTGATTTATTTGTCTTACCCTCATACTATGAGAATTTTGGCATTGCTGTGGCTGAAGCAATGGTTGCTGGAACGCCTGTCTTAATATCAGACCAAGTCCACATTTGTCAGGAAGTGCTTGACAGTGAGTCGGGCTGGGTGAGTTCATTGGATGTTACAGAGATTGCTAAATTACTTCGTACAGCACTACAAAATCCATCAGAATGCCAAAGACGGGGGCTACGTGCTAGAGATTACGCACTGCAATATTACAGTTGGGATGCGATCGCTCGTCAAACCATTCTTGCCTACAATCAAATTGTGTCCTAA
- a CDS encoding peroxiredoxin, which translates to MALRLGDTVPNFTQASSTGDIDFYQWAGDSWVVLFSHPADFTPVCTTELGTVAKLKPEFDKRNVKVIALSVDDVESHKGWIGDIEETQSTSLNYPILADGDRKVSDLYDMIHPNANASLTVRTVFVIDPNKKLRLTLTYPPSTGRNFDEILRVIDSLQLTDDYSVATPADWKDGDDCVIVPSLKDPEVLKEKFPKGYTEVKPYLRMTPQPNK; encoded by the coding sequence ATGGCTCTCCGTCTAGGCGATACAGTACCTAACTTCACTCAAGCCTCCTCAACAGGCGACATAGACTTTTACCAATGGGCTGGAGACAGCTGGGTTGTGCTGTTTTCCCACCCCGCAGACTTTACACCAGTTTGTACCACCGAACTGGGAACTGTTGCTAAGTTGAAGCCTGAGTTCGACAAGCGCAACGTCAAAGTCATAGCCCTTAGTGTTGATGATGTTGAATCCCACAAAGGATGGATTGGGGACATTGAAGAAACCCAAAGCACATCCCTCAACTACCCAATTTTGGCAGATGGCGATCGTAAAGTGTCCGATCTTTACGACATGATTCACCCCAATGCCAACGCCTCGTTAACAGTGCGTACAGTCTTCGTCATTGACCCCAACAAAAAGCTGCGTCTGACCTTAACCTATCCTCCAAGTACCGGACGTAACTTTGATGAAATTCTGCGGGTGATTGATTCACTGCAACTCACCGACGACTACAGTGTAGCAACACCAGCCGATTGGAAAGATGGTGATGATTGCGTGATCGTTCCCTCTTTAAAAGATCCAGAAGTTCTCAAAGAGAAATTCCCCAAAGGATACACAGAAGTCAAGCCCTACTTGCGGATGACACCCCAACCTAATAAGTAA
- the hpsO gene encoding hormogonium polysaccharide biosynthesis glycosyltransferase HpsO → MKILIASHTYIVDLNCEKLRILSQLEPNVEVTIVVPKKWKPGGVQNKIIKTQYRDEGKFRIVPISNFSQNHQGLLTFGGDLISLLQKFRPNVIQVEQGSRGLAYAEMITLNKVLGLKAKNLFFTWWNLPYKLKFPVSLLEKYNLDNSHGIISGNQDGAEVLRQQGYKGPIKIMPQLGVDESLFAPAPQPELATQLGIKQNDFVVGFVGRFVQEKGLFTLLEALISLKDRPWKLLLLGRGPLQSEILSKAEENYVKDRVILVESVAHDAVPKYINLMSTLILPSETNYSLKNLTSIGWKEQFGHVLIEAMACQVPVIGSNSGEIPHVIGEAGLIFPEGDAQALAHCIVQLMENPEFTKKLAGMGYQKVMAQYTNTALAKQQLEFYKELVSG, encoded by the coding sequence ATGAAAATTCTTATTGCTAGTCATACTTATATTGTAGATCTTAACTGTGAAAAACTACGCATTTTATCTCAGCTAGAACCTAACGTTGAGGTAACCATTGTCGTACCTAAAAAATGGAAACCGGGCGGAGTTCAAAACAAAATTATTAAAACTCAATACCGTGATGAAGGCAAATTTCGTATAGTTCCCATTTCTAACTTTAGTCAGAACCATCAAGGGCTGCTCACATTTGGAGGCGATTTAATATCTTTGTTACAAAAGTTTCGTCCTAATGTTATCCAGGTAGAACAAGGGTCTAGAGGTCTTGCTTATGCGGAGATGATTACTTTAAATAAAGTATTGGGACTAAAGGCAAAAAACTTATTTTTTACCTGGTGGAATTTACCCTACAAACTCAAGTTTCCAGTTTCCTTACTAGAGAAGTATAACCTTGATAACAGTCATGGTATTATTTCAGGAAATCAAGATGGTGCGGAAGTTTTACGACAACAGGGATACAAGGGTCCTATTAAAATCATGCCTCAGCTAGGTGTAGATGAAAGCTTGTTTGCACCTGCACCTCAACCCGAACTAGCAACTCAGTTGGGTATTAAGCAAAATGATTTTGTCGTAGGATTTGTTGGACGTTTTGTTCAAGAGAAGGGATTGTTTACTCTTTTAGAGGCTTTAATTAGTTTAAAAGATAGACCTTGGAAATTACTGCTGCTTGGAAGGGGACCATTACAATCGGAAATCTTGAGTAAAGCAGAGGAAAATTATGTTAAAGATAGGGTCATTTTAGTGGAAAGTGTTGCTCATGACGCAGTTCCTAAATACATCAACTTAATGAGTACTTTAATACTGCCTTCGGAAACAAATTACAGTCTTAAGAATCTCACTTCTATTGGTTGGAAAGAACAATTTGGTCACGTGCTCATTGAAGCCATGGCTTGTCAAGTTCCTGTTATTGGTTCAAATTCGGGTGAAATTCCTCATGTCATTGGTGAGGCTGGATTAATATTTCCTGAGGGTGACGCCCAAGCACTAGCCCATTGTATAGTTCAATTAATGGAAAATCCAGAATTCACTAAAAAGCTAGCTGGTATGGGCTATCAAAAAGTCATGGCTCAATACACCAATACAGCTTTGGCAAAACAGCAATTAGAGTTTTATAAGGAATTGGTTAGTGGTTAG
- the hpsN gene encoding hormogonium polysaccharide biosynthesis glycosyltransferase HpsN — protein sequence MNSYPLISVIIPTYGREEPLRDSVADVLKQDYPNFEVLVVDQTPEHKPETEAYLAELSTAGKIKWFRLKWASLPGARNYAVRRATGDIILFIDDDVQLQSGFLAAHAKNYVEKPEVGAVAGRVFDRMKLGDSGGNLQIEYLPSQAMDPGIAWYHIDLVHTVKPQQVLTARGCNMSFRREIFTKYGLKFDERFRGSAVREESDFCLRLRQTGYKIWYDPDAHLVHLGEETGGCHDISMRSLQYQLTFYHNHFLMGLKNLSFTQAARLFARLFDCHVLGHPPCHKSGSPIKILTRGVFYTLGFFKALGTVIQSAWNDGQIYTRLDEYTKII from the coding sequence GTGAATTCTTATCCCTTAATTTCCGTCATTATCCCAACCTATGGTCGTGAAGAACCACTGCGCGATAGTGTAGCAGATGTCCTCAAGCAAGATTACCCAAACTTTGAAGTTTTGGTTGTCGATCAAACACCAGAACACAAACCAGAAACAGAAGCTTATTTAGCAGAATTATCGACAGCAGGCAAAATTAAGTGGTTTCGTCTGAAGTGGGCAAGTTTACCAGGAGCGCGAAACTATGCTGTACGCAGGGCAACTGGTGACATCATTTTGTTTATTGACGACGACGTGCAGCTACAATCTGGATTTTTAGCAGCCCATGCCAAAAATTATGTAGAAAAACCAGAAGTAGGCGCAGTTGCTGGACGAGTTTTTGACAGAATGAAGTTGGGTGACTCTGGGGGGAATTTGCAGATTGAATATCTTCCTTCTCAAGCGATGGACCCAGGAATTGCTTGGTACCATATTGACTTAGTACACACAGTTAAACCCCAACAAGTGCTAACAGCAAGGGGTTGTAATATGTCCTTCCGTCGTGAAATTTTCACAAAGTACGGGCTGAAATTTGATGAGAGATTTCGTGGTAGTGCAGTCAGGGAAGAATCTGATTTTTGTCTGAGATTGCGGCAAACAGGATATAAAATTTGGTACGATCCCGACGCTCATTTAGTGCATTTAGGAGAAGAAACGGGCGGTTGCCATGACATTAGTATGCGTTCTCTTCAGTACCAACTTACCTTCTATCACAACCATTTTCTCATGGGGTTAAAAAACCTCTCCTTCACTCAAGCTGCACGTCTTTTTGCCCGTTTATTTGACTGTCACGTCCTCGGACATCCTCCCTGTCACAAAAGCGGTTCTCCTATTAAAATTCTGACTCGTGGTGTTTTCTATACTTTGGGCTTCTTCAAAGCCTTAGGTACTGTCATTCAATCAGCATGGAATGACGGTCAAATTTATACTCGCTTGGACGAATATACTAAAATTATTTAA
- the glmM gene encoding phosphoglucosamine mutase codes for MVSFITQTQNGIVGASASDANDSNKTSFGLDLMSLPTTPLFGTDGIRGKVGDLLNAPLALQIGFWAGIVLRSRASNPGPIILGQDSRNSSDMLAMALSAGLTAAGVEVWYLGLCPTPCVAFLTSNSHAIGGVMISASHNPPEDNGIKIFGADGLKLPQALQAEIEAGLRGVSSHSVMRSDCGRHYSRLDLVQSYTNALKEPLHGTVNFQGMKIILDLAWGAAVDLAPRVFEELGAEVICFHSLADGDRINVNCGSTHLDILQAAVREHQADLGFAFDGDADRVLAVDDTGRQVNGDYILYIWGLGLQQKQQLPDNLIVSTVMANLGFERAWKQAGGQLIRTAVGDQYVQAEMLRTGGMLGGEQSGHILCRHYGITGDGLLTALHLAALVQQASVPLSEMIDSSFHTYPQLLRNVRVEDRLKRVNWKECQPLQQAIDRAEVAMGDAGRILVRASGTEPVIRVMVEAEDAELANYWTNELVAQVQQYLAD; via the coding sequence ATGGTATCATTTATAACTCAAACTCAAAATGGGATTGTGGGGGCATCGGCTTCTGACGCCAATGATAGTAATAAGACGAGTTTTGGTCTAGACTTAATGTCTTTGCCGACAACTCCTTTATTTGGTACAGATGGAATTCGGGGAAAAGTGGGGGATTTGCTCAATGCACCCCTAGCCTTACAAATTGGTTTTTGGGCAGGAATTGTTCTACGTAGCCGTGCTTCCAATCCAGGACCGATTATCCTCGGTCAAGATTCTCGTAACTCTAGCGATATGCTAGCAATGGCTTTAAGTGCGGGGTTAACAGCAGCAGGGGTAGAAGTTTGGTATTTGGGATTATGTCCTACTCCTTGCGTTGCATTTTTAACCAGTAACAGCCATGCTATTGGTGGAGTGATGATTTCTGCGAGCCATAACCCACCTGAAGATAACGGCATTAAAATTTTTGGTGCAGATGGGTTGAAGTTACCCCAAGCATTACAAGCAGAAATTGAGGCTGGGCTGCGCGGTGTGTCATCACATTCTGTAATGAGAAGTGATTGCGGGCGGCACTATTCTCGTTTAGATTTAGTACAGAGTTATACAAATGCTTTGAAAGAACCACTGCATGGCACTGTGAATTTTCAAGGCATGAAGATTATTTTAGATTTGGCATGGGGAGCAGCAGTAGATCTAGCACCCAGAGTATTTGAAGAACTAGGGGCAGAAGTTATCTGCTTTCATAGCTTAGCAGATGGCGATCGCATCAACGTCAACTGCGGTTCTACTCACTTAGACATTTTGCAAGCAGCTGTTCGCGAACACCAAGCCGATTTAGGCTTCGCCTTTGATGGTGATGCAGACCGTGTTTTGGCTGTAGACGATACTGGACGGCAAGTTAACGGTGACTATATACTTTACATATGGGGTCTTGGCTTACAGCAAAAGCAACAACTACCAGACAACTTAATTGTTTCCACGGTGATGGCAAACTTGGGTTTTGAGAGAGCATGGAAACAAGCAGGTGGTCAATTGATTCGCACAGCAGTAGGCGACCAATACGTCCAAGCGGAAATGTTACGGACTGGGGGAATGTTAGGGGGCGAACAATCCGGTCATATCCTCTGCCGTCACTATGGTATTACTGGAGACGGTTTGCTGACCGCTTTACATTTAGCTGCTTTAGTACAGCAAGCAAGCGTTCCCCTATCTGAAATGATAGATTCCAGTTTCCATACATATCCGCAACTCTTACGGAACGTGCGAGTAGAAGACAGGTTAAAGCGTGTCAACTGGAAAGAGTGTCAACCTTTGCAACAAGCTATTGACCGTGCTGAAGTTGCAATGGGTGATGCTGGTAGAATTCTCGTTCGTGCTTCTGGTACAGAGCCAGTCATCCGAGTTATGGTAGAAGCCGAAGACGCCGAATTGGCAAACTACTGGACAAATGAATTAGTCGCACAAGTCCAGCAATACTTGGCGGACTAG
- a CDS encoding alpha/beta hydrolase family protein: MTSLKTLSVASTFLVIAVLSIGKTVTATAFNPAPLFKDVANYKTKISGSDRLADIYFPNPKDLKTGNYSFPIVILLQGALVDKSNYSNYASIVARYGFVVVVPNSERLLPSRGQSLAPETSDITDVLKHMVAENSNSASPVFAIVNTQKLALLGHSFGGAVGLSAIANLCLESLSFCKGSFNRPKELVAGAFFGANLRDTKDEFIPINNSGIPIALLQGSLDNRALPFRAERTYDNIQSPPKALITILGVNHFGITNTNNPVGAIPDPNNSTLAQNIAVETIGRWSGLFLRASVLKDKGAFDYVYYTGDARSPNVAVISTTPKKEK, encoded by the coding sequence GTGACTAGCCTAAAAACTTTATCTGTAGCTTCTACATTTTTAGTAATAGCTGTGTTAAGTATAGGCAAAACGGTAACGGCTACAGCTTTCAATCCAGCTCCTTTATTCAAAGATGTGGCTAACTACAAAACCAAAATCTCTGGTAGCGATCGTTTGGCAGATATTTATTTTCCTAACCCAAAAGATTTAAAAACTGGCAATTACTCCTTTCCCATAGTTATTTTATTGCAAGGAGCGCTTGTCGATAAATCAAATTACTCAAATTATGCCAGTATAGTAGCCCGCTATGGATTTGTGGTAGTTGTGCCGAATAGCGAGCGTTTACTTCCATCGCGTGGTCAATCCCTAGCACCTGAAACTTCGGACATTACAGATGTTTTAAAACATATGGTGGCTGAAAACTCCAATTCTGCTTCACCTGTTTTCGCAATTGTTAATACACAAAAATTAGCCTTGCTCGGTCACTCTTTTGGAGGTGCCGTAGGACTATCTGCAATTGCCAACTTATGTTTAGAGTCCCTTTCATTCTGTAAAGGCTCCTTCAATCGGCCTAAGGAACTTGTGGCAGGAGCATTTTTTGGTGCGAATTTACGTGATACAAAAGATGAGTTTATCCCCATCAACAATTCTGGAATTCCCATTGCCCTGTTACAAGGTAGCCTTGACAATAGAGCACTTCCCTTTAGAGCGGAAAGAACTTACGACAATATTCAAAGCCCTCCCAAAGCATTAATTACCATTTTAGGTGTGAATCACTTTGGCATAACTAATACGAATAACCCTGTAGGGGCAATACCAGATCCAAACAACTCTACCCTTGCTCAAAATATAGCAGTGGAAACAATTGGTCGTTGGAGTGGTCTTTTCTTGCGTGCCAGCGTTCTTAAAGACAAAGGCGCTTTTGATTACGTATATTACACGGGTGATGCTCGCAGTCCGAATGTAGCTGTCATTTCTACCACTCCAAAAAAAGAAAAATAA